The window CAAACGTTCGTTCTGCCACTTCAGAGAACCGTGCCGGTATCCAGCCCTGGTAATACTCGATTCGCTCAAACGTTTTGAGATTGCGCTGAACCTCGTCTAGGGAAACCGACAGGTCCCCTTTTTTCCAGCTATAGGCACGTGTGGTTTCAACGGTATCTTCAGCCGCTGGTTCAGAAAGACCTTCGAACGAATCAAAAGCATGATGTACCCGCTGGTGATCTTGATGCATCGCTGAACAAATGACATGTGATGAGTGCCCGTATAGCACGCCGCATTCCACTGTATCACCGGGGATGTTTTGAAGACTGTTGGCCAGTGACCACAGAACAAACTTTCTGTCTGGCCGCTGTCCGGCCAGTGGAAAGTCCTGCCACAGCTGCCAAAATGCGGTGTCCGTCATCCAGGACGAATGATGGTTGTAAATTTCGAAGCCCCATAAGCTGGAGAGCTCGTCCAGAACGTGGAATTTTTCGTTGTATTGAAGATCTGCTTCCGGTTGATCCTCAGCATTCAGGGAATCCACAACCAGTCTACACAACTGTGGGTGCTGACTAAGCCGACGAGCCAGATGAAACTGTCTCACCAGATTTTGAAGTCTCGTTAGCAACGTGAGGTCTCCCGTCTTTCAAAACCAGTGGCCGTTCACAAAAATCACACCCGTTGCACCCGTCTGTTCGATTACTTTCGGATTGTGAGATTCGACGGAAAATGTCATCGCGTCATTCATTCGAGCGAGTTGAAGACCAATGGCGGAAGTCACAACCGCCTCGATCGAATATTCGCCGGCGAGCAGGCCACACGTTTCCAGTTGAAATCCCACAATGGCTCTTCCGGGCGCGAACTGCCTCGTTTCGAATTGACTGCCGGATCCAATAGTGGCAATCAGCACATTTGACATGGAATACACCATCAGTCGAAATCGCAGATCCGAGACGTGTTCGAAGCACTCGCACTCCATGCAGATTGAGAAGGTGTCACCAGTGGATATGGTTTTGGTTTCGCTCCCTTTGTCTGTCTCCAGGTGAACTTTGTGAATTCGTACATTCCCTGAAGATTCCTGAGGCAGTGAGGCAGAAACCGGTTTTTGTGATTGGTTCTTTTGCTGTTCGGAGTGATAAAGATGGATAGCTTCTTTGGGAGCAGCAATTTTCAGAATTGTACCGTGCGCCATGGTTGCAACACGGTCACAGAGTCGTTCCAGCTGATAGGGGTTATGTGACACAACGATGAAACTCGTTCCCCGTGCTTTCATCTCGTAGACACGGTCGTAACATTTTTTCTGGAATGCGTTGTCACCAACGGCCAGTACTTCGTCGACCAGCAACACATCCGGCTGTAGTTGTGACGCAATTGCAAAACCCAGCCGAACCTGCATTCCTGAACTGTAGGTTCGAACCGGAGCATCAATCGAATCTTTGACGTCTGCGAAGTCGACGATGTCATCAAACACGGCTGCTGTTTCCCGGCGAGTGCGTCCCAGAACGGCACTGTTGATGTAGACGTTTTCCCGTCCGGTCAGCACAGGATTAAACCCGGCACCTAACGCAATCAATGCTCCCACCCGGCCACGAATTGTTATGGATCCGGTGTCCGGCTTAATGAGGC is drawn from Fuerstiella sp. and contains these coding sequences:
- a CDS encoding TylF/MycF family methyltransferase, which produces MRQFHLARRLSQHPQLCRLVVDSLNAEDQPEADLQYNEKFHVLDELSSLWGFEIYNHHSSWMTDTAFWQLWQDFPLAGQRPDRKFVLWSLANSLQNIPGDTVECGVLYGHSSHVICSAMHQDHQRVHHAFDSFEGLSEPAAEDTVETTRAYSWKKGDLSVSLDEVQRNLKTFERIEYYQGWIPARFSEVAERTFAFVHVDVDLFQPTYDSLEFFCERLVPGGIVVCDDYGFNTCPGARRAVDMVSENTGFPVIHLPTGQGVMIRPHA
- a CDS encoding ABC transporter ATP-binding protein, translated to SGEFWANKHISFELKRGECLGLIGHNGAGKTTLLKMLNGLIKPDTGSITIRGRVGALIALGAGFNPVLTGRENVYINSAVLGRTRRETAAVFDDIVDFADVKDSIDAPVRTYSSGMQVRLGFAIASQLQPDVLLVDEVLAVGDNAFQKKCYDRVYEMKARGTSFIVVSHNPYQLERLCDRVATMAHGTILKIAAPKEAIHLYHSEQQKNQSQKPVSASLPQESSGNVRIHKVHLETDKGSETKTISTGDTFSICMECECFEHVSDLRFRLMVYSMSNVLIATIGSGSQFETRQFAPGRAIVGFQLETCGLLAGEYSIEAVVTSAIGLQLARMNDAMTFSVESHNPKVIEQTGATGVIFVNGHWF